The following proteins are encoded in a genomic region of Astatotilapia calliptera chromosome 22, fAstCal1.2, whole genome shotgun sequence:
- the susd5 gene encoding sushi domain-containing protein 5 yields MLDRCYHKLLLFGCLVCLLVTVVTADGRVFVLDLRNSSDLQGFRDAEQACASHRGRLASVEELRHAVVECYFSPCTRGWLYGGSVGTTVCNVVGGVLKAVEVRTENGTEDATHLDAFCIKDKDEPCGDPPSFPNARLQSHSGSEMGDELLYTCVPGYVMAGGHTAFSLLCDSCGEWYGLVQICVKDEVSHTDYEDKFTDSYIEAERQPETPLEAHGDVHEEVYGAAYPHGEMSVEQQETSFRAKAEEDHRDLSRKLKVGGEVAEDSEIFEGALVKREKNEERAGEDLVGPRTRQQERTEVAKIDTVEATEAPVSLLSQKHMFWFPSETFQEEEPQVFINPATQTTQRTSVDRSEESIEHTSQERPYRQHPVDADDPDHEGDDFDDPDTSRHDDQDDILEDDHHDDQDGSHQEEDHDEHKRQPGQDEDLDKRESHESYDDHEEHYDMGEHEEDRDRKEYDDPDDTYDGHKSQEDHDDHNGEHHEVSEEHLDQDDHDDHDDHDDHDDHDDRAIHYDDTHYADLDDHDDFGHKDAESYDDHDSHEDDSRRHVVFSVVADKHQNVTQRGADGKSATDDTWLDGYPVVFENGDSVTERVKPEDKDRRRFVKTTPRPTEVEIPRPYTSSPKEQESLTTVREFELGVLEEVWPDSIGTPAPDLLEPSDSPSYSETGDYSTQQAVPTDSWMADITDHPFLDHGPSPPVHKDGLVLSLPGETGERGEQEGEMGETICVDDACPPLPPSSSGRGPTVAAIVVAICVIATAVIVAVWCYRRQQQKSSAYEMNGKGQSQARQGQQIEMQQKV; encoded by the exons ATGCTGGATCGCTGTTATcacaaactgctgctgtttgGATGCCTGGTTTGTCTTCTGGTGACTGTTGTAACTGCAGACG GTCGAGTGTTTGTGCTGGACCTGAGGAACTCCTCTGACCTGCAGGGcttcagagatgctgagcaaGCTTGTGCCTCGCACCGCGGCCGCCTGGCATCAGTAGAGGAGCTTCGTCACGCTGTGGTGGAGTGCTACTTCTCCCCGTGCACCCGCGGGTGGCTCTACGGGGGCTCAGTAGG GACCACAGTGTGTAATGTTGTGGGCGGTGTGCTGAAAGCTGTAGAAGTGAGGACAGAAAATGGCACAGAGGACGCAACGCACCTGGACGCCTTCTGCATCAAAGACAAAG ATGAGCCATGTGGAGACCCCCCATCTTTTCCTAATGCACGCCTGCAGAGTCACTCTGGGTCCGAGATGGGAGATGAGCTTCTGTACACATGTGTCCCAGGTTACGTGATGGCCGGTGGACACACAGCCTTTAGCCTGCTgtgtgacagctgtggggagtGGTATGGACTGGTGCAGATTTGTGTTAAAG ATGAGGTGAGTCACACAGACTACGAGGACAAGTTCACAGATTCCTACATAGAGGCAGAGCGCCAACCTGAGACACCATTAGAGGCTCATGGCGATGTACACGAGGAAGTGTATGGAGCTGCGTACCCACATGGAGAGATGAGCGTGGAGCAGCAAGAGACGAGTTTTAGAGCCAAAGCTGAGGAGGACCATCGAGACCTGAGCAGAAAGCTTAAAGTGGGAGGAGAAGTGGCTGAAGATAGTGAAATATTTGAAGGAGCTTTAGTTAAACGAGAAAAAAATGAGGAACGGGCTGGTGAGGACTTGGTAGGTCCTCGGACGAGGCAGCAGGAGAGAACTGAGGTGGCCAAGATTGATACAGTGGAAGCCACAGAAGCACCCGTCTCTCTTCTCTCCCAGAAACACATGTTCTGGTTCCCCTCTGAGACCTTCCAGGAGGAAGAACCTCAGGTCTTCATCAATCCAGCCACGCAGACAACACAGAGAACCTCTGTTGACCGATCTGAGGAGAGCATTGAGCACACGAGTCAAGAAAGGCCCTATCGTCAACATCCCGTTGATGCTGATGATCCTGATCATGAAGGAGATGATTTTGATGATCCTGACACCAGCCGCCATGATGACCAGGACGACATCCTTGAAGATGACCACCATGACGATCAAGACGGCAGCCACCAAGAGGAAGACCACGATGAGCACAAGAGGCAACCAGGTCAAGATGAAGATTTGGACAAAAGGGAAAGCCATGAAAGCTATGACGATCACGAGGAGCATTATGACATGGGCGAACATGAGGAGGACCGTGATCGCAAGGAGTACGACGATCCAGATGATACTTACGACGGACACAAAAGCCAGGAGGATCATGATGATCATAATGGAGAACATCATGAGGTCTCTGAGGAACATCTGGACCAGGATGACCATGATGACCATGATGACCATGATGACCACGATGACCACGATGACCGTGCCATACATTATGACGACACCCATTATGCTGACCTTGATGATCATGATGATTTTGGACACAAAGACGCTGAGAGCTATGACGATCATGATAGCCATGAAGATGATAGTCGTCGgcatgttgttttttctgtggtAGCCGATAAGCATCAGAACGTCACTCAGAGGGGAGCAGACGGAAAGTCAGCCACAGATGACACGTGGCTGGACGGTTACCCTGTTGTTTTCGAAAACGGTGACTCCGTAACAGAGAGGGTGAAACCAGAGGATAAAGACAGAAGGAGATTTGTCAAGACGACGCCCAGACCCACTGAGGTGGAAATTCCTAGACCTTACACCAGCTCGCCCAAGGAGCAAGAGTCTCTCACCACGGTGCGTGAATTCGAACTAGGGGTTTTAGAGGAGGTGTGGCCTGACTCCATCGGGACCCCTGCCCCTGACCTTCTGGAGCCTTCAGACTCTCCTTCATACTCTGAGACCGGAGACTACAGCACACAACAAGCAGTTCCCACCGACTCTTGGATGGCTGACATTACCGATCATCCCTTCCTTGATCATGGCCCAAGCCCTCCAGTGCACAAGGACGGCTTAGTGCTCAGCCTGCCTGGTGAGACTGGGGAGAGGGGAGAGCAGGAAGGGGAGATGGGAGAGACGATCTGTGTGGATGACGCctgccctcccctccctccGAGCTCTTCCGGTCGAGGCCCCACTGTGGCGGCCATTGTTGTGGCGATTTGTGTCATCGCAACTGCAGTCATTGTCGCGGTGTGGTGTTACCGACGACAGCAGCAGAAGAGTTCGGCGTATGAGATGAATGGGAAGGGCCAAAGTCAGGCCAGACAGGGCCAACAGATAGAGATGCAGCAAAAGGTGTAG